The following nucleotide sequence is from Gammaproteobacteria bacterium.
CTCCATGCCGCCCCGCTCCTCGACAAGCGGGTGGACCGGATCGAGAGCGCGGACGTGCTGCGCTGCCTCTCGCCGATCTGGAACTCGAAGCCCGCAGCGGCGCGGAAGGCCCAGCACCGGATCACCGCCGTCTTCCGCTGGTGCATCGGTCGAAACTACCGGGCGGACAACCCGGTGGACCGGGCGGTCGTTGCGCTGCCGAAGGCGAACGGCCACACGACAACCCACCACCGCGCGCTCCCGCACGAAGAGGTCGCCGCCGCGCTCCGAGCGGTTCGCGGGACCACCGACACGCACCCTTCGGCGGCTCCGTGCGTCGAACTGATCGTCCTCACCGCCGTTCGTCCCGGCGAAGCGCGGGGCGCGCTCTGGGACGAGATCGACATGGACGCGGCGACGTGGACGATACCGGCATCCCGGATGAAGGCGGGCCGCGAGTTCACGGTCCCACTCAGCACCGCCGCGCTCGATGTTCTGGAGCGGGCGCGCAAGCTGTCGGGCGAATCGCCGCTGGTGTTTCCGTCGCGGACCGGCGGACCGCTGCCGCCGAAAGCGCCGCTCAGGGTGCTCAAGCGGGCCGGGGTCGCCTCGACGCTGCACGGATTCCGGTCGAGTGCCCGGTCATGGATGGCCGAGTCGGGAGTCCCGGCCGAGGTCGCCGAGGCTTGCTTGGCGCATATGCCGCGGAGCCAAGTCGTTCAGGCCTATCAGCGCTCCGACTTGCTGGAGCGCCGCGCCGAGGTTCTCCAAGCGTGGTGCGACTACGTCACGCAGCGATAGGCCGCCGCCGGGCCTGCCGCAGCATCCGCTGACAGCGCGGAGGCAATTTCAGGGCTTTCTCGAAGTGTTTCGAGAGTAACCTACGGGCCGTCAGGTTGAGAATTGGCGCGAATCAAGGCAGGGAATCGTCTAACTAACTACTTGCAGGGCCGCACGATCCGCGCTTCCTGCCATTGGATCGCCTCTACTCCTGTCGTCCAGAAACAGCGAGGAACTCGCCTCAAGCTCGCTACGTTCCCCGCCCTTGAAGGTAGTTAGGCGTTAGCGAGCAGGAACGGGCAGCCTCCAACTCGCTGCCCGCTTGACGACATACGCGCCACATTTCGAAGCGAGGAGCAGGAACAGGATGGGGAACACGATGCACTTCACAAGCAACGAAATCATCAAGTACGTCAAACGCACCGGAAGATCAGAAGCCCACGTTGGTAAATTGGCCAGCATTTCGCGGGCCTCTCGGATCCTGGCTGTCAAAGTAGCCCAGAGCGACGCGCAGGGCCTTCCGGTCTCCTCAATGCACTCGAGTTCGCGCTCGGCTTCTACGATCGCTCGGTCGATATCGTCGATTTCATCATCGAGACGATCCCTCTCCGGGCGGAGGGAGTCCGCCTCGGGGGGACACCTCAAACGCAGTACTCGACATACAAAAGGAAGCTTGTCGAATTCTTCATTCACTTGTGCGAGTTGCCCCTCAACATCCGCTTTCTCTTCTCGAAGACCAGCGACCTGATCGCGCACGCCGTCAGCCAGGGCTTCACCGTTGATCGAACCCGAAACGCTCAGGATTTCGAGGGGTCCGCTCATTTCGGACACGGCTTCCTGATCCTGGGCCAGTTGCTCCTGGAGCAACGCTTGGCTTGCGAAATGGCTGCTTGCGACAAAAGCGGGCACGAGAAACCGGAGTATACCCGCGACGGCAAAGCATCTGATGGGCGCTGTCCGAAAGCTGTCCAGCACGGCCGACGGAACGCCGATGGTGGACGTCAGGGGCAGAAAGGCGAGAAGCGCCAGCAAGCCGGACGCCAGGAACACCCATTTGACAAGGCGACTTGACGCGAAGTCGAGCAGTATGCGCTGCACGAACAACGATCCGATGGACCACGCGAGCGCGGTGGACGCCCGTTCCGCGGCGTCGTTTATCGGATCGAGCAACTGGCCGATCTGAACGGACCCAATTGCTGCTACACCCAGCTCTGAGGTTTGCAGGACCGAGACGCCCATGTTCAGGGCTCTCACTGTCCCATATACGAGGATGGCCTCTCGTGTTGCTTCCTTGGCGTGGCGGTCGGCGGGCTTGTCCAATAGTTCGAGAAAGGACAGCGTCGAAAGCCCCAACACCACCATCGCGAAGAGCCCGACTCGGTAACGGGCCGGTGTTTGGCCGGATTCGGTCATCGTGATTCAACTCTTGGGCTGGTGCGTGGGCGTCGACGTGGTAGGTTTGTCGTCGTGCATGTCCTCACCGCCGGGGTCCAAGTAGAGAAGCTCGGCCGTTCGGGTCTTGCGGGTGCCGGTCGCCATTATTGACGAGGAGCTTGCGGCGTCCATGCCGAATCTCGGCGGACAGCGCCTCCAGGCACTCGATCTGGTAGTTCCGGTCGATGGCGACGACGGTCGAGAGGTCGCGGTGGATCGTGCGCGCCGCGATCCGCCGCTCCAAGTCGTCCTGAGAATAGAAGGGAGATTATGGCGAATCGTAACCAAACCTCGCCGTTTCACCCGGCGGATTTTCGCTCGCGCTCTTGCACGAAACGCCAGTCCTCGCGCTTGCGGGGAGGCGTGTTGAGGAGCGACTTCATGATGCTTTCGGGCGAGTCCGGGATCGGATCCGGCATCGGATATTCCACCGGACGGCCTCGCGCCTTCGGCTTCGTTGTCTTGCTCATCCGTTCTCCGGGTCAGAGGGTCATTTGCAGCGAGTGCTGAACTGGCTTGCCGGTGTAGGGGTCGGCGAGTGCGGGCAGCACGGGCATACGGCTGTCGAAGTAGTCGGCGATGGACCAGAGTTGCGCGCGCGGATATTCGGTCGCGCCGAGCCGCAGATTGCCGCGTTTCGCGGCCTCCACGTGCGCGCCCTTGGCCCGGATCGCGTTGACCGTGGCATAGACACCCATCGCGGCCTTCTCGCGCTCCAGGACGCCGAGGAAGTCCCTTAGCTGGCCCAACTGGTACTTGCCGCCCTTGACCTGCGCGAGCACCTGATCGGTCGCGCCGTTGTCGGGCTTCGCGAGCAGATAGCCCACGCCGTCTATCCCGCCGTCTCCCACTTGCTGGTCATTCGGGGCGAGTCCGGGAACGCGGGTCACGGCCCACTTCTCGAACTTGAACGGCTGTTCCCTCGCGAGCTTCGCGGCCCCGGCCAGATCGTAGGGATAGCCCTCCGTGGGAACCTTGAACTCCGGGAACCGCTTTGAGGCAATCAGGTCTAT
It contains:
- a CDS encoding tyrosine-type recombinase/integrase, with product MTKRPRTLSAAFVRTVNRPGVYGDGRGGRGLSLRVHRTLDGRITKTWRQRVRIEGRLTSIGLGPYPEVTLAEARQKALDNSRGVLLGQDPRGRGVPTFAEAAERTIKLHREAWKAGSPLPEQWESTFRLHAAPLLDKRVDRIESADVLRCLSPIWNSKPAAARKAQHRITAVFRWCIGRNYRADNPVDRAVVALPKANGHTTTHHRALPHEEVAAALRAVRGTTDTHPSAAPCVELIVLTAVRPGEARGALWDEIDMDAATWTIPASRMKAGREFTVPLSTAALDVLERARKLSGESPLVFPSRTGGPLPPKAPLRVLKRAGVASTLHGFRSSARSWMAESGVPAEVAEACLAHMPRSQVVQAYQRSDLLERRAEVLQAWCDYVTQR
- a CDS encoding site-specific DNA-methyltransferase, with amino-acid sequence MGVSRYWRYSRERMASLVKDGRIVQTAPGRVPGYKRYLDEMPGVSLQDIWTDVKPIGRAKENLGYPTQKPLALLERIIKASSDPGDLILDPFCGCGTAVAAAHKLNRKWAGIDISPFAIDLIASKRFPEFKVPTEGYPYDLAGAAKLAREQPFKFEKWAVTRVPGLAPNDQQVGDGGIDGVGYLLAKPDNGATDQVLAQVKGGKYQLGQLRDFLGVLEREKAAMGVYATVNAIRAKGAHVEAAKRGNLRLGATEYPRAQLWSIADYFDSRMPVLPALADPYTGKPVQHSLQMTL